The window GCCCGCATACGTAAAAACGGCTTGAGGTGGGGAGGTGCATGACCCAAGGCTAGGATCACGAAACCGGTTGGCAACGCGGAGTCCATTCTACCTGATGAATTTTGATTCCTCCCCGGTTTTCCGGGGAGGAGACTGCTAGTTTTCAGTGGTTCAGTTGTCAGACTGTGCGTGGATCAGGGCGCGTCGAAAACTGCTCGCGCAGTTTCATAGAGACAGAATAACTATCAGCAGAAGGCGGAGGAGCATCCCTGAGAGCAGATCGTCGCCAAACCGGCGCAGGACGGCCTTTCCGCTCCGTCTGAAAACTGAACCACTGGAAACTAAAACTCCCGCCCGTCCTACGTGCGGGAAGCCCCCGGCTTCCAAACAAGGCTGCCGATGATGGCGAGAGCGATGGCGGCGAATGCTCCCCAGACACCCCACTGCTCGGGTCCTTGCGGGAAGGGAAAAAGCGATCCGTAGAGCGCGAGAACAGGCATGGCGCTGGCGATGAGAAGGACGATCCAGCGGGGAACGGAGGATTTGCCGGTGGTGAAGACGAGCTTGCACGCACCAACGGCGAGCACCGCATAGGTAAGCGCGAGAAGGAGTCCCTGCGCGGTGGCGACAACAAAGAGCGACTTGTAGCGCTCGGCAGCGGGAATAAGGAATCCCACGGCAATGGCGAGCAGTGCGGTGGCCAGGACGCTATGCGATGCCATGGTGGGAGCCCCCAGGCGGTTCGTGCGACCGAGAACGCGCGGGAGAATACCCGCACGACTGAGCGCAAAGAGCCCACGCGAAGCAGCAAGGGAGAAGCCAATGAAGCAGCTGATGAAGTCGGCAAAAATGCCGATACGTATCCACATGCCAGCCCAGTTGCCGAGGAGCTTGTTGGCCATCTCGGCAAAGCCGTCGAGCTGGGCGGGCCAAGCCTTGCCCACCAGCTCGGGGCCGAAGTAGACCGTGCCCGCGTAGGAGCAGAGAACGAAGAGTATGCCGGTCAGCACGACAGTGGAGACGAGCGCGATCGGGATGGTGCGGCGCGGGTTGGGCGTCTCCTCGGCGAGAACGGCGACGGTTTCAAACCCGCCAAAGAGTAGGATGGCAAAAAGCAGACCGCCGAAGAGGTTGCCTCCCCCAGTCGCATGGAAAATGGAAAAGAAGTCCCATGTATTCGCCGGACCCGCATGGATGATGGCGGCGATGGCTGTGAGCAGGAAAGGGATGACTGAAACGAGCACGATCACAAGCTGCGCTCGCGTGGCGACATCGGCCCCGCGGACATTCATGACCCAGGCGATGAGGACGACAATAAGCGCCCCTCCCCACCACGGGACGAGGCCGAAGAGGTAGGCTTTCGAGAAATTCGCCACTAGTACGCCGACGGCGATGGAGAAGCCACCTGCACCCGACACTAGCAGCGAGAACGTATAGATGATCAATATGGCCATGCCCGCGCGGCGCCCCCAGGCTCGCTCGACATAATCTCCCACCGCTCCCGCCCCTCCTGTGAAGGAGGCATAAAAGGCGATCACCATGGCAAAGCACACCATGCCAATGGCCGCAAGAAGGATGGCAAGTGGACCGCGACCCGCAGCGATCTGCGCGACGAAGGCGAGAAACAGACCAATACCAATGAGTGGCCCAATGGCGCAGGCTTGTCCGATAAGATCCAGCATCGTAAGGCGTTTCGATGGACGCGGTTTGGGGGCGGTCTCGGCGGTGATCGGCATCAAAGCTTCATGCGACCAAGTTGCGACGGGAAAAAGAAAAGAATGCGCCTTGCCGCAGAATTTTCACGAATCGACCGGAAATGATCATGAAGCAGCGCACTTCGTCCAAACGCGGAATGGTGGAGATTTCAGGAAGGACAAACAAGGCCTGGCATGTCACGATGCGGGAATGGAACACGGCCTATCAGCCATCCGCCACACACGGCGAGGACGTGAATATCCCCCGGCATGATCTCCGCACGAAAGACGCTCCTCTACGCGCTGCTAGCGCTCGGCGTGGCAGCCGGCGTATGGCCTTTCGTGGCAAATCTCGGGGAAAATGGGATGGATGACCGCTATAAGACCTTGCGCGACCTCAATCCATCCGCAGCCAACATTCACGCGGCGTATTGGGTGCCGCGCGAGGGGCATCGCTACCTGCTCCTTATTCTGGACAAGGGCGATTCCCTCGTGGCCTGGCTGAGACCCGGCCGGCCCGCCTACGTGGTCGACGACGCCGGAACGATCGTGGACTCCAGCCGCCACGATAGCGACGACGCGGTGTTTTACAACCAGTGGGAGGACCGGGAAAAGACGGCGCTCACGCCCGCCGAGATCACCGCAGCGCTGAACCCGGCCTCCCCGGGGACCTGAGCAGGGATCGCCAGAAGGTCGCAAAGGCAGCGCTGGAGTTCCCTCCCCCACCCGGGCCTGCGGCACCACACCACCAGCCCGTCATCGCCGCCTCTGCTTCCTTCTGACAAAGACCTTCGCGCGCCTTCACTGGCCGAGGTTCTTCACCTTGTCGAGGGACTCGGGAGCCTTCGGGTCGATCAGCTCAACGTGGCCGTCGAGGAAAAGCGCATTGGCTCTGCCCGAGTGCCGGGCCTCGACGACATCGGTAAACGCAGGGGAGGCCGTCGCGCGGAAATACTGGTAGCCGTCGCCGTTATTGGCGGGGCCGTTGCAGGTATCGGCGATGAAGAGGGTGCTGGAGAGCCGGCTCTGGCTGATGGGCCGGATGGGTGTGCGCCAGTCCAGGACGCCCTGGTCGTTTTTGAGCCCCTCGCAGTTCATGCCGTAGGTGCGTCGGGCGGTTTGATTCGGATAGGTGCGGAGCGAGGCGGGACAAAGGAAGATGGTCCGCTTGCGGATGCCGACGACCTGGCTGGGGGTGTTGATGTAGTTTTGCAGGGTGAGCCACCAGGAGTTGCCAGTGGTGGCGTCGGAGACAGCGGGATAGACGCCGTTGTTTTCGCGGGCGTAGGCGTCGAGGTAGAGAAACATCTGCCGCAGGTTGTTCGAGCAGCTGACGGTCTGCGCTCCGGCGTTCCAGGTCTTGGCCATGGGCAGGAGCAGGCTGACGAGGAGGGCGAGGATGCCGATGGTCACGAGCAGCTCGACGAGCGTGAAGGCGCGATGATGGGGGGCGGTGCGCATGGGTTTACTGGGCGGCGGTACGGGCGGGGGCTGGCGCAGAGGTCTCAGTGACGGCGCCCTCGCAGCGCGCGGTGGCGGCGATTTCCTGGAGGCGCGAGTCGTTGCGCTTTGCCGATTCCTCGTAGCTCATGCGGGGCTTCGTCGCGGCGGCGGGAGGCACGGCGGAGACATCGCGCACGATGGCGGAGGCTTTGCCGTGGAGGGCAAACTGCGCGACGCCGTTGCCCCAGGAACTGGCATTTTCCAGCGTGGCGGAGGCATCGAGGAACCAAAGGCCGTAGCCGGTATTGTCAAAGGTGCGGATGTCGCGGGCGACGAGGCGGCTCTGGCCGACATTGCCGATGCCGTTGTCATTCTGGGTGAAAACTCCGCCGACGATTTCGCAGGCGATGGTGTCGTGGGCGGAGAAGCCTTCATCGAGATTCTGCGAGCCCTCGATGTTTTCAAAGACGAGCCCCTCGCCGGTGCCGTGGAGATTGAAGCCATCGTTCAGGCTCCCGGTGGCGCGGATGTTGCGAAAGGTCTGATACGAGGCGTTAAGAATGACGACGACGCGGTCGCGGGCGGCGATCTCCCAGCCGTCGCGCTGCGCGGGGTCGAGAAGGATGAGTCGCGTGCCGTCGTCGGAGAGGCGGACCTTTTCCTCGAACTTCCCGGTAGCGGCATCCTGAAAGACACGCCGGCCGTGATGCACGAGCACGGACGGGAACCCGCCGGGCACGACGGAGGTCCATTTGCCACCGACCTTGGTGAAGCCCTGCACATTGGGCCGGGCGGCCAGAAAGGCCGCCACGTCGAAGGACCACTCGCCATCGCGCTCCGTGAAAACCAGCGGGTCAAAACCGGTGATGGTCTCGCCGTTGCCGTCGATGGTTATTGGCTGCTCCGCCGTGCCCGAGCGCTGGATATAAAGCGGCTCGCGATAGGGTCCGCTCCCGGGCGCGATGCGGATGGTGTCGCCGGGCTGGGCGGCGGCGGTCGCGGCGGCGAGGGTGCGGTAGCCATCGGTCGCGCGTTGGTCGACCGTAAGCACGGAGGGCGTGCGCGGGGCGGCGCTGGCGGACCCGGGCGCGGAGGTGCCGAGGAGGAAGTTCATCGACGGGCCTTTCTCGATCTGCCCGCTGCCGTCGGCCTCCATGATGCCGTAGCCGCCGTCAGGCGTGCTGGACGGGGTGACGCGGAAGATGATATTTTGCTCCGCCGCGCCCTCCCCTTTGAAGCGCAGGAGGAAGCCATAGGACGAGCCGCCTTCGAATTTCACCTCAGGAAACCGGAAGCGCAGCCACGCAGCCTCGCCGGTGCCGAGACCGGGATTCGGCGGAAGCGTGCCGTCATAGGTGGCCACGACGTCGGGCGTCTGCTTCAGGTCGCCGGAGGGGAAGCGCAGGAAGTCGAGCTGGAAGGCGGCGCGCTTCGCCGCGCGGAAGGGGTCGGAGTAGAGCACCTGGACGGCGAGTTCGCTGGCGGAGAAGGGCTGCTTGACCGGAAAGATCTGACCGTAATCGCGGCGGCCTGCGTCCTTCGTCCACCGCCAGCCCATGCCCTGAGTGGACATGACGTTGACATAGGATGCGCCACCCGAGATGGAGGGCTGAGCGGCCTCGAGGACGGCGTCGAGTTCCGCATGGAGCGCCGGAGCGGCGAGGAGGCTGAGCGCGAGGAAGCGAGGGAGGAGGTGTTTCATGGCACGAGATTGTCGGAAAGCGTGGCCTCGGCGCGAATGATCGAGATGGGCTGCGTGGTGGAGAGTCCCCGCGCGCGGCCCGCCTCGCCCGAGGCATCCTGGTTGACGTTGCGAATGGTATTACGGTTCACGCGGACATTGTGCGCATTGCTAATGCTAATGCCCGCGACGGAGCACCCGTCGATGAGGTTGCCCTCCAGTACGATGTTTTCATTGCCGGGGAAAGCCGGGGCAGCGCCTGCGTCGGTGCGCGCCATGATGCTGATCGCGCCGATGGTGTAGCTGTCGGGCATGCGGATGTTCATGCCCTGGCCGACATCGCGGATCTGGTTGTCGGAGACGACGAGGTTGCGGCTCCACCCGGCCTCGCGCCAGTAGGAGAACTCCGCACCGAGCGAGATGGCACAGCCCTTGATGCGCTCGAAGCGGTTGTTTAACACCAACCCGTCGCTGGCCATGAGACGAAAGCCGCGGCCGCGATGGTCGTGGCAGTACGTGTCGCGAATGATAAACCCCGACGCCGACGTGGCCGGGATCTCGCAGAAACCTCCGGCCTGCACGCCGGTAGCGCGCTGGTTGAGTGTCACGCGGTAAAAGGTTACGCTCTCCGGGTTCACCTTAAGCATCTCCCACGTCTTCCCGACACGTTCCAGCCAGGGCTCGACGGGCTCGGGGGTTTTCTCGATCTTCACGATATTGGCTGCTCCCACGACCTCGTAGGACGGCGGATCGAGGAAGCGGATCGTGTCGCCTGTACGGGTGATGACTTCGAGACGGTTGTTGCGCCATGGGAGCACGCTGAGAAAGCTGCGGTCGTCGATCCACTTCAGCACCGGGATCATCGCGCCATGGAGATTGATCGCGTCGTCGGCCTGGTAGGCAAACTCGCATTGCTCGATGACCGGACCCTGGCGGGTATTGGCAATGTTCAGCCCGTCCGCGCAGGCGGAGATGAGACGTGGCTGGGTCGCGCCTTCCGGCGGAGGGCCGGGGATGACGCGTACGCGGCGAAAGGTGCCGCCGGTTTCGCAGGAACGGGCGACGATGGCGACATTGGGCGCGGCGAAGATGGTGACATCCTCCAGCGTGACCTCGCGGGAGTTGCGGATCGACACGCCCTCGGCCGCGCGGGAGGAGAGCGTGACGCGGTCGCCCACGGCGATGAGATCGAGGCCGGTCTGCCACTTGGGAAAAGCAACGCGCACAGTGCGCTCGCCCGCGGGTTCCAGCGAGGCCACGCCATAATCCGGAGCGCCTGGCTTGAGCGTGGGCGTGTCGCGGTCAAAGAGCTGGAGGCGCGCATCAGTGAAGAATCCGCCCGTCGACGCGGCGGCCTCGCTGCCAGGATAGCCCGCGTGGAGCCTCACGGTGATCGTGCCGGTTTGCGCATCCACGGACGCGACATCGCCCTGGGTGAAGGGCAGCGGATCGTAATCAATGCGGAGGTTACGAATCGTGAGTCCGTCGCAGCCGTCGATCTGGAGCGAGGTGGCTTCGCGGCTGCCCGCGATGAGCGTCGCGCCATGGCCATCGATGATGACACCGCGCAAGCCCGCGAGTCGCCATCCGGTAGCCGGGAGGCGATGAACTCCAGGCGGCAGCTCCAGCACGGCGCCGGGCTGAAGACCCGCCACGGCGGCCTGGAGGTCCAGAGCATCGGGCGCGGCGGCGCGCAGGCTCTCCGGACGAAAAGCGCAGGCGAGGGCGACGAGGATGAGGGCAGGCCGGATCATGCTGGGGCAAAGGGGGAGCACTCGGGGGAGGCGGGAGACTTAAGCTAATGGCTCACCGGCCCGGCGGCAAGACGCCAGCCGGGCGCGGTGAAATGGGAACGTCAGGCACAGCGCGCGTGACGGACGCGGCGGCGCAGGACGACGAAGGCGACGCCAAGCAGGCCGAGCACGACGGTGGAGGGCTCCGGCACGGCGGTCGCGTAAAAGACGAAATCCGGTCTGTTGGAGGAATCAAATAGAGAGTAGCTCGTGCCGTTCGTCGAGATAATCATCTGGCCGGGGACATAGCTGCTCGGGGAGTTATACTGAAAGACGATGTTGCGATTGGCCGCCTGGGTCGTGAAGTCGAGCATCACAGCGTAGGTATTGCCACTGGTGAGCGCGACACTCGTTCCCAAGGTGAAAGTGACGTATTTGCTCCAGTCTGACGAAGTGGCTGTGAGGCCCGTGAGTATGCCGCTCTGGACGCTGATCGCCGCGCCTGAGGGAATGCCTGTGTTGTTGTTGGGTGATACCTGAAAGATCGACAGGTTGAAGGCGGCATTTAGCACCCCTGTGCCCGGTGCGGAATTGGATGCAATCTGGAAGGTGATTGCGTTCAGCGAGAGATTCGTCGCGACAGAGAACGACTGGCCCACATCGCGCAAGCCATTTGTCGTGTCATTGCGCCACTGAAGGCCCGCGCCACTGGAAGTCGTGTTACTGGCGAATGAGGAGGTAGGGGCCGAGCCGCTGACCGAGACGAGCACGGTGGCGGCGGCCGGGCGGACGCCAAGCATGACGAGCAGGCTGGAGGCGGCGAGGATCGAGGGGAGCAGGTTTTTCATGGGGTGAGATGGAGTTATGGTTGGGTGGTGTGGTGAGGGGTTCCGCGCCTTTCTCTTAATAGAGCTGGAGCTGGGCGCGGGTGACGGGGGCGTTGGTCAGGACAGGCTCGGGGGCGGCTTCACGCTCGGGCCAGTCGAGGAGGGCGTCCTTCTCGCGCTCGAAGAGCTCGTCGATGACGACGCGGGCGGTGGCGATGGAATTGACCAGCGGGTCAATGGAAAGGGCGCGCACGAGGAGGTCGCGATCGCGCTGCATGATGCCCTCGATGGTCAGCTCGTGGATGTCGAGCGCGAGGTACTGGTAGGCGCGCAGGCCGTAGTCGAAGCGGCCCGCCTTGAAGGGACGCGGCCCCTCGGGAGTGAACCGGCACTCGAGCTCGAGGAATGCGTCGTCGGGGAGATTCTCCACGGCGCGGCCCCCGTCCTCCACGGCGTTGGCATTGGGAAGGTTGAGGAAATACGTGCGCCCGTCGCCCGTGACCATGGTGTGAATGACATCGGCGGCGTGGTCGCTCTTCAGGCTGGCGTGGAACTCCTCGATGGGGCGCTTGCCCGAGTTGTACTCCTCGATCTCCTGCCACACGCGGGCGGTCCAGCGGTCGCGCTCGTCGCAATCGAAGACAGCGAGCGGCGGGATTTTTTCCTGGATGGGCGAGCGGCCCTGGTAGAAGGGGAAGTATTCCTTCGTGTGTCCCGTGCAGGTCGGCACCGCGCCGAAGACATCGGCGAGCTGGGCAGTGATGTAGTTGTTGAACCGGCCCTTGGCATAACCCTCGTCGATCTCACCGACGGCGGCGCGGGCAAAGGCGTCGCGAATCTCGGGCAGCACGTCGCGGCCATCCAGACGGGCGTGCAGCATCCAGGTGAAGTGATTCACCCCCGCGATGCGCATATCGAAGCGGTCGACCTTGGATTTATCCTCGCCGATCAGCTCCAGGTAGCTCTCCTTCTTTGCGGGCATGTGGTGCGTGTCGCAGAGGGCGATGCTTTTGACCCGGGAGTGGCGCATGAGGCCGATGCCCATGGCGGCGGAAGGGTTGACGTAATTGATCACCCAAGCCTGCGGGCAGATCTCCTCGACCGCGTGGGCGATCTCCAGGATGGCGGGAAACTCGCGCACGGCGTGAAAGATCCCCGCCGGCCCGATGGTGTCGCCCGAGCATGAGCGGATGCCGTACTTGGCACCGACCTCGCACTCGATGCGACGGTAGTAGGTATTGTCACGGGAAAAGCTGAGCACCACATAATCGGCCCCGCGCAGCGCGGTGCGGTAGTCATCCGTGCTCTCGATCTGCGCGCCGGTGGGACCGGCGACAAGGTGGGCGAGCTTTGTGATTTTCTCCAGGCGCTCGGGGTCGATGTCGACGAGGCTCAGCGTGCAGCCTCGGAAGCCGGGGAGATTGGCGGCGGCCCAGATGGCCTGGCGTCCGAAGAAAAGGCTGCCTGCTCCGATGATGACAATTTTAGGGGTTTTCACTATTCTGTTGCGGGTTAGAAAACTGATTACCCCCTGATGCTCCCAGCGTCTACCGGACGAATGTCGTATTAATCACACATATGTTGCGTTCCAAGAAAACCAGCGTCTATCGCTTCAATCACGAGCTGCCCCCCGCCCTGCCGCTGGCGGTGCGGTCGGCGGGAATCTATTCGCTGGCGAACGGTTCGCTGGTCGAGCCGCCGATGAGAAAGTGGTTCGCGGAGATCTTCTGGAGCGTGGAAGGCGCGGGGGAGTTCGTGCTGGAAAAGCGACGCATCCGGGTTGAGCGGGGCGAGGTGTTTTATCTGCTGCCGGGCGAGATGCATGAACTGCGCCCGCTCACGCCGCGCTGGAAATACCATTGGTTCACCCTCGACCATCCGATGAGCCCGCAATGGCTGGAGGCGTTTGGGTTTGTGAAGCGTCCCCTCCCCGCGCCGCAGTTTCCAGCGGCGACCTTTGACGCGCTGCGGGCGGCGCTCAGCGAAGGCACGATGAAGGGCGACCGGCAGGCGGCGCACTACGCGCATGAAATCCTGCTCGCGGCGATGGAGGGCAGCCTCGCCCCGCTGGCTCGGACGCATTCGAGCTGGGTGGAGGCGTGCCGCAAGCAACTCGACGAACGCTTCGCCGATCCGCTGCTAAACGTGAGCGCGATCGCCAATGAAATCGGTCTTCATCGATCAACCCTCTTCCGCGCCTTCCTCGCGGCCCATGGCATGACGCCCTCGCACTATCTGCAAAACCTCCGCCTTCATCATGCGATGGAACTGCTGAAGCAAACCGAGCTGCCTATTAAGGAAGTCGCCGTGCGCTCCGGCCTCGCCGGAGCCAACTACCTCGGCCGCCTCATCACGCGCCTGTCAGGCATGTCGCCACGGCAATTCCGCGCCGCCTACCGCCAGGGCCGCATGATGCACAGCTGAGGGGGGCTAAAAACGATGGACCCCATCCCAAACCTGGCGGCAGGCAACGCGCCCACGGGAGCGGCATTCCAGCCACGATGCGCCAGGCCGAGAGGAATCGGGCAGCCCGCATGGCTCCTTTGCACAGAGGTTAACGAAGTCAGCGCCCAAGGACTCCGTTAACTTTTCCCGGATCACTAATAAAGAGAAGTTCACGCGGACAACGTCGCGACCGCAGCTTCCGCTCTCTCGTCCAGAGCCGCCGCACGCGATTTCCGGCCAGCATGTAACTGTTACACCAGCAGGCAATTGCTTGCGACCAGATGACATGAGAAGCTAAAGCACCATCGACCCCAACATTGTCGCTCCCTCGCCAATCATGAGCCTCCCCAGACAATCGACCTTTGGCTTCTTGAAGGCAAATCCTGTTCGCGGCCAAATCATCGCACCGACTGCCTGCCGGGCCTTCACACTGATGGAAATTCTCGTGACGGTCGCCATTATCGGCATTCTGGCCACGCTGCTTTTTCCGACTGTCAGCCGGATCAAGGATAATGCGAACCTGACAAAATGCAGCAGCAACCTGCGGCAGTGGGGGATCGCTTATCAGTTGTACATGGCGGACCATGATGGCCTTTTGCCGCAGCAGGAAAGAGTCCTCAGCGACCCTAACACCCATTGGCAGAACCTGATCGCTCCCTACGTGATGGGCGGCACAAAAACCTACTTAAGCATCGATCTGCGTACCAAGTTCCGCTGCCCAAACGACAAGACAACGGGCATCGTCTATGGGTGCAGCTACTACCTCAGCCCGCCAAATTATGCCCAGGCCCCGGCCAAGCTGATCAATCTGAACAAGAAGCTCTCTGATTTCATTCTGATGGCGGAAAATTACACTGGTGAATTCTGGAACACCGAGCGGCGGCTCGAAGGAGCAGAAAATCCGGATACCTCGCCCGCGGAGGCTGTGCTCAGGAATGTATCTTCCTGCTGCGCGAGGCGGACGCCGGGCGGTGCTCGACGGCGTGTTGCTGCCGGACAGTGAGGCCATCCTTCCACTCGACGCCGACAGTGGTTTCCATGGGATGGGAAGGAAGTCCGACGACATTGCGAAAGATCATGTCGCTGAGTTGCATCACGGCTGTCGCCCCGACGAGGCGGTGGTTTTGAGAGATCCCGGCGATCTTTCCCCAGTCCTGAGGACTGACATCCAGCCCCGCGTAGCCCACGTCCTGCGGAATAGAGAGCCCGATCTCGCCCAGCCACCCGGCGGAGTAGTCTGGCCAGAAAGAGCTCATGATGGCGTCGGGTTTTTCGCGCCGGACCCACTTGAGAAACTTCTCCCGGTCGGGCACGCCATGAGCGTCGAAGGGCTCCAGACGGGGGCATTTCCAATGCCATTGGGTGCCAAAATAGCTGGAGACCCAATAGCGGTTCACTCGTTCATTTGCCTGCGCGGCCATGGCGAGGCCGATGCGCCGATAGCCCATGCCATAAAGCTTTTCAAAACACACGCCGACGGTGCTGGACTGATTGGCGGCCACCCTGTGGGGGGTCTTTTGCCGGAACGAATAGCCTGTAGCGACGATGGGATACCGATCCCAGTCCAGATCGAGCTTCAAAAGCTCGGACGGCATGTAGGACAAGAGCAGCCCACATACTCCCCGCGCCCGCAGGATGCGCGAGGCCTTGCGCGAATCCGCCCCCATGGGGCCGAGCCAGCATGGCTCCAGCCGGAAGCCCAGCTTTTCCGCCATCTCGCGCGCACCCTCGAAGACTTCTCCCTGCGATTGCTTCTTCCAGTAAAACTCTTCGTTCAATGCCGTCAAAAAGGCAATGGCCTCGCCGTGATACTCGATCCGACGAGTTCGCACCTGGGTCATCAAGGCAGTGACTAGCGCATTTTTCTGATATCCTAATTCCGCAGCCGCCTGGTGAATCCGGAGCTGCGTCGCCTTGCTAACACCCGGGTGATTACGCAAACCGAGGGAAACCGTCGTGCGGCTAATACCCAGATACTCAGCTAAATCACGAACAGTTACGGAGCCAGCCATACGAACGTGTCAGCATAAAACTTCCTTGTTCGGACCGGCAAGGAGAATCAGCTTTTGCCTCAAGATGAAAGCACCCCTCACATTTCCCACTCCACACCGCATATCCCGGGCGATGGCTTTACTCTCCTCCCTGCTGATTGCGGGCGGAGCCTGCGCCCAGGTCATTGTCAGCAACACGACCTCCGTGCCGTTGAATGCCACGATCAATCAATCGTCGTTTAGCGACGCCTCCAACGTCCAGGCGCGGGATCAGACGGGAAGCGTGAGGGCGGTGTCCCAGACCTTCACCTGGAACAGTGCCCAGGCTCTGGACGGCCTGGGGATGCGCCTCGCCACGGCCCAGAACACACTGAATCCTTATACAACAAACAGCACATGGGTGCTGGACATCCAGCAGCTAAGCGGAAACGGGCTGCAGGCAGCGGCGAGCATCGTCTCCACGGTCGCGCACCTGACCTTTACGCTGCCAGCCTCAGCGGTAAGTCCCGAAAGCTATCTCTACTTTGATCTGTCGACAAACCTGTCGCTGACCAATGGGGGAACCTATGGATTTATCCTGTATCCGGAAACGTCCAGCGACACTTTTCAAAGGCTGTTTTTTAGCAGGTCGGCCAACACGTCGGTTTATTCAGGAGGCGTGGCGGCGCAGGTCAGTTCCGTGACAGGACCCGGCCCTTACTCCGGCAGTTATGGAGGGCAGGGCTATGACCTGGGATTTTACCTTGTGGCGGTGCCGGAACCGGGCGTCCAAGGGTTGCTAGCGATGGGCGCATGCGCGATCGTGATCCTCGTCCGTGCAAGGAACCGCAGAGCGATGGATGCCCCCACCCGAGCCTGATCCCACCATCCCCCGATCATTGTATGAAATCACATCCCCTCCCCTTTATCCTCGGCCTCATCGCCTGCACCGTGGCGGCGCTGCCCGGGGCTGATGTCACGGTAAAATCCCTGGCCGAGGCGCCTGATGGCGAAGCCGCAGTCAGCAATGTCGAGCAGGCGACGGAGTTTGAGCCTGTGCAGGCCCGGTGGCGCAACTGGGACGCCAAGGAAACCGGGAAACCCGAGGCGACGGATCGCCGCGGGATCTCGCAGATGTTCACCTGGCCGTCGACCCAGGGGCTAAAGGAACTGGGATTGCGGACCGATGCCTTCGAGCATCCTCTGAATCGCGGCGTCATCTCGCCCCAGAAGTGGACCATCGACATCCAGCGACTGAATGAGCAAGGCGAGGTGGTCGACACGGTCGCCACGCTTCCCGTCCAGCTGAATCCCGGCGATTACCGGCGCGGCGAATATCTGGTGTTTGATTTCTCGCCTGCGATCAAGCTGCTGGAAGGAGGAAGGTACGGATTTCATCTCCGACCGGAGTCCATCGTCGACGGGCAACGCCTGTATTTCTCGCGGACGACGGCAGGCTCAACGCCCAAGCTCGGCGGCGGAGCGGTGCAAACGCCCGGCGCCAAGCTCGCGCGCTATCATCAGCAGTCCGGCGAAGGGCAGCAGTACGACCTGATCTTTTTCCTGAGCCATGAATAGCTCCTCCCCGCGACGGGCCGGCAGCCTCTCCCGCCGCCTGCTCCAGGCGTCCCTCAGCATCGCCCTCCTGGGAATAAGTCAATACAACTCCCAGGCAGGCCTGGTGAAGCGGGTCGTCGAGGGGCCGCAGAACGCCTATTTCGTCTATCCTCACTCCAATGGCTTCCTGCCGGATGGGAGAACCTATGTGGCCGCCCGGCCGGAACGCGACGGCCTGACGTTCCTGGCCTTTGATCCCGCGACGGGAACGCAGAAGGAGCTGGGATGGTTCCCGCATGTCGACCTGTACTACAGCCTCTCCGAGGATTGGAAGCGGATGGCGTTCACCGCCGACAACACCCTTTATCTTTGGGAGATCGAGAGCGGACAGCCGCCGAAGGTCGTCTACCAGGATACGCCGGAGGAAGCGGGCAAATGGTGGCACACGGTGAGCGATATCTCGCCCAAGGGCGACGCCATCGTCTCAATGCGGAAACGGAGGAAAG of the Terrimicrobium sacchariphilum genome contains:
- a CDS encoding right-handed parallel beta-helix repeat-containing protein codes for the protein MKHLLPRFLALSLLAAPALHAELDAVLEAAQPSISGGASYVNVMSTQGMGWRWTKDAGRRDYGQIFPVKQPFSASELAVQVLYSDPFRAAKRAAFQLDFLRFPSGDLKQTPDVVATYDGTLPPNPGLGTGEAAWLRFRFPEVKFEGGSSYGFLLRFKGEGAAEQNIIFRVTPSSTPDGGYGIMEADGSGQIEKGPSMNFLLGTSAPGSASAAPRTPSVLTVDQRATDGYRTLAAATAAAQPGDTIRIAPGSGPYREPLYIQRSGTAEQPITIDGNGETITGFDPLVFTERDGEWSFDVAAFLAARPNVQGFTKVGGKWTSVVPGGFPSVLVHHGRRVFQDAATGKFEEKVRLSDDGTRLILLDPAQRDGWEIAARDRVVVILNASYQTFRNIRATGSLNDGFNLHGTGEGLVFENIEGSQNLDEGFSAHDTIACEIVGGVFTQNDNGIGNVGQSRLVARDIRTFDNTGYGLWFLDASATLENASSWGNGVAQFALHGKASAIVRDVSAVPPAAATKPRMSYEESAKRNDSRLQEIAATARCEGAVTETSAPAPARTAAQ
- a CDS encoding right-handed parallel beta-helix repeat-containing protein yields the protein MIRPALILVALACAFRPESLRAAAPDALDLQAAVAGLQPGAVLELPPGVHRLPATGWRLAGLRGVIIDGHGATLIAGSREATSLQIDGCDGLTIRNLRIDYDPLPFTQGDVASVDAQTGTITVRLHAGYPGSEAAASTGGFFTDARLQLFDRDTPTLKPGAPDYGVASLEPAGERTVRVAFPKWQTGLDLIAVGDRVTLSSRAAEGVSIRNSREVTLEDVTIFAAPNVAIVARSCETGGTFRRVRVIPGPPPEGATQPRLISACADGLNIANTRQGPVIEQCEFAYQADDAINLHGAMIPVLKWIDDRSFLSVLPWRNNRLEVITRTGDTIRFLDPPSYEVVGAANIVKIEKTPEPVEPWLERVGKTWEMLKVNPESVTFYRVTLNQRATGVQAGGFCEIPATSASGFIIRDTYCHDHRGRGFRLMASDGLVLNNRFERIKGCAISLGAEFSYWREAGWSRNLVVSDNQIRDVGQGMNIRMPDSYTIGAISIMARTDAGAAPAFPGNENIVLEGNLIDGCSVAGISISNAHNVRVNRNTIRNVNQDASGEAGRARGLSTTQPISIIRAEATLSDNLVP
- a CDS encoding APC family permease, whose amino-acid sequence is MPITAETAPKPRPSKRLTMLDLIGQACAIGPLIGIGLFLAFVAQIAAGRGPLAILLAAIGMVCFAMVIAFYASFTGGAGAVGDYVERAWGRRAGMAILIIYTFSLLVSGAGGFSIAVGVLVANFSKAYLFGLVPWWGGALIVVLIAWVMNVRGADVATRAQLVIVLVSVIPFLLTAIAAIIHAGPANTWDFFSIFHATGGGNLFGGLLFAILLFGGFETVAVLAEETPNPRRTIPIALVSTVVLTGILFVLCSYAGTVYFGPELVGKAWPAQLDGFAEMANKLLGNWAGMWIRIGIFADFISCFIGFSLAASRGLFALSRAGILPRVLGRTNRLGAPTMASHSVLATALLAIAVGFLIPAAERYKSLFVVATAQGLLLALTYAVLAVGACKLVFTTGKSSVPRWIVLLIASAMPVLALYGSLFPFPQGPEQWGVWGAFAAIALAIIGSLVWKPGASRT
- a CDS encoding prepilin-type N-terminal cleavage/methylation domain-containing protein; protein product: MRTAPHHRAFTLVELLVTIGILALLVSLLLPMAKTWNAGAQTVSCSNNLRQMFLYLDAYARENNGVYPAVSDATTGNSWWLTLQNYINTPSQVVGIRKRTIFLCPASLRTYPNQTARRTYGMNCEGLKNDQGVLDWRTPIRPISQSRLSSTLFIADTCNGPANNGDGYQYFRATASPAFTDVVEARHSGRANALFLDGHVELIDPKAPESLDKVKNLGQ